The Sinomicrobium kalidii genome contains a region encoding:
- a CDS encoding lanthionine synthetase C family protein → MKKKELLHHKLAEISEVLRGKYKESDQTGVLAGTSGIALFQFYYSKFLDTDEFADTGVEILTDCIERINNGYGFPTYCSGLAGTGWVIDHLEQQDFMDAGGDELLAELDNYLHNVMVSDIKEANYDFLHGALGYGFYFLKRYENTTSVLQKKQYENYLSELITLLNELAETDGNKVRWLSVLDRETGEKGYNLSLSHGMSSIVNFLARLRKHDIFRNQTDSMLKGGIAYILSHKSDDNNSASLFPSWVQNEGDDGRASRLAWCYGDLGVGVSLWQAAKSLDDKELGNTAVETLRHAARRTSPESSMVRDAGVCHGSFGNAQIFNRMHAETGEEAFRKAAAFWIKDGLEKAVHKDGYAGYKQWKGMDAEWCGELALLEGIAGIGLSIISYLSGDNSWDECLMIG, encoded by the coding sequence ATGAAAAAAAAAGAACTTCTTCACCATAAACTTGCAGAAATAAGCGAGGTCCTCAGGGGAAAATACAAAGAAAGCGACCAGACCGGTGTTTTAGCCGGAACTTCCGGGATTGCCCTGTTCCAGTTCTACTATTCCAAATTCCTGGATACCGACGAATTTGCAGACACGGGAGTGGAAATACTTACCGATTGTATAGAACGCATAAATAACGGCTATGGTTTTCCAACCTATTGTTCCGGACTTGCAGGGACAGGCTGGGTAATTGACCACCTGGAACAACAGGATTTTATGGATGCCGGAGGGGACGAATTACTCGCCGAACTTGACAACTACCTGCACAATGTAATGGTTTCCGATATAAAAGAGGCTAACTACGATTTCCTGCACGGTGCGTTGGGTTACGGGTTTTATTTTTTAAAACGATATGAGAATACCACCTCTGTCCTGCAGAAAAAACAGTATGAAAATTACCTCTCTGAATTGATCACCCTTTTGAACGAATTGGCTGAAACCGATGGAAATAAGGTTAGGTGGTTGTCTGTGCTAGACAGGGAAACCGGAGAAAAAGGCTATAACCTGAGTTTGTCTCACGGGATGTCCAGCATTGTAAATTTTTTGGCACGGCTCCGCAAACACGATATTTTCAGAAATCAAACAGACTCCATGTTGAAAGGAGGGATTGCATATATTTTAAGTCATAAGAGTGATGATAACAATTCAGCCTCCCTCTTCCCCAGTTGGGTACAGAATGAAGGAGACGATGGCAGGGCAAGCCGCCTGGCCTGGTGTTACGGGGACCTGGGAGTGGGCGTTTCCCTGTGGCAGGCTGCAAAGAGCCTGGATGATAAAGAACTGGGAAATACCGCAGTGGAAACTCTCCGGCATGCGGCCCGAAGGACTTCTCCCGAAAGCAGTATGGTCAGGGATGCCGGCGTTTGCCACGGCTCTTTCGGCAATGCACAGATATTTAATCGTATGCATGCCGAAACCGGAGAAGAAGCATTCCGTAAAGCGGCAGCCTTCTGGATAAAAGACGGATTGGAAAAAGCAGTCCACAAAGATGGTTATGCCGGTTATAAACAATGGAAAGGGATGGATGCCGAATGGTGTGGTGAATTGGCGCTTCTGGAAGGTATTGCAGGTATAGGGTTGAGTATTATCAGTTACCTTTCCGGAGATAATTCATGGGACGAGTGTTTGATGATCGGGTAG
- a CDS encoding S41 family peptidase, whose protein sequence is MKNSNLKEYIRRGFGVLLIIYCVSPLLAQKQQQIDNLTAFAKVYGYVKYFHPSDEAYTMNWDDFAIYGAEQVEKCKSKKELMATLRKLFKPVAPSINFYEDKARFKFNMDQITPRDLKGYELTYWQHKGVGFNMYVHYENSPYHSVRVNGMMNVREADQYGKLNMTIDAEQYRGKEIKYTAWVKMKEGIRGTGHLRLQVIDSDGATSFHDGMLKRPVKDNEWKQYEIIGKVDSSATTIVLGGALKGKGQMFLDEARLSYKEGEVWLDIPVKDNSFEALVLTSTANNRGQWSYKGNGYDFDISKEEYQKGKKSAVITFTNKVEQEKGKQIFDYKPEFGELTEKRIGKGMFCSIPLVLYRNDNGTYPAADKKETERLIQDTENVSLQPETLAFRLGNIINTYNVFRHFYPYFDEIDVNWDKELEKALLRCYTDKTENDHLITLQKFTAPLRDGHINISGGSLGNYLPPILWEWIEERLVITDVTEEGVPLKAGDIVTQIDGLDAGEYFEEINSRISAGTKGWRDYVAAYLSLEGKKDSKMVITVNDRDIALVRKSTYHKKGPQSTAWKPEYKYINDSVIYLNITKIKMESINRLMPELEKMKSIICDLRGYPNRNHKFISHLLKVNDTAKSWMRIPEIVYPDQQHLVGYWGNEPFLKRKKPYLGDKQIIFIINGEAISYAETYMCLIEGYKLATIIGQPTAGTDGNYNLFKLPGGYGVKWTGMKMVKLDGSQLHAVGIIPDIYVNKTIEGVKAGKDELLEKAIDMTSGHNSSK, encoded by the coding sequence ATGAAAAACAGTAATCTTAAGGAGTATATCAGAAGGGGATTTGGTGTTTTGCTTATAATATATTGTGTGTCGCCTCTTTTGGCGCAGAAGCAACAGCAAATTGACAACCTGACTGCCTTTGCCAAGGTTTACGGTTACGTAAAATATTTTCACCCCAGTGACGAAGCCTATACCATGAACTGGGATGATTTTGCGATTTACGGGGCGGAACAGGTGGAAAAATGTAAATCGAAGAAAGAATTGATGGCTACACTCAGGAAACTCTTTAAACCTGTAGCACCTTCAATTAATTTTTATGAAGATAAAGCCAGGTTCAAGTTTAATATGGATCAAATTACTCCAAGGGATTTAAAGGGATATGAGTTAACGTATTGGCAACACAAAGGTGTTGGTTTTAATATGTATGTTCATTATGAAAATTCCCCTTATCATAGTGTCAGGGTGAACGGTATGATGAATGTTAGGGAAGCTGATCAATACGGAAAATTAAACATGACGATTGATGCAGAACAATACCGGGGAAAGGAAATAAAATATACCGCCTGGGTTAAAATGAAGGAAGGGATCAGGGGAACCGGTCATCTGAGATTACAGGTAATTGATTCGGACGGGGCAACTTCTTTTCATGATGGAATGTTGAAACGACCTGTAAAGGATAACGAATGGAAACAATATGAAATAATCGGTAAGGTAGATTCGTCTGCAACAACCATTGTATTGGGTGGGGCACTGAAAGGAAAAGGACAGATGTTCCTGGATGAGGCCAGATTGTCTTATAAAGAAGGTGAGGTATGGTTGGATATCCCAGTTAAAGACAACAGCTTTGAAGCTTTGGTCTTAACTTCGACAGCAAATAATAGGGGGCAATGGAGTTATAAAGGGAATGGCTATGATTTTGATATTTCCAAGGAAGAATATCAGAAAGGGAAAAAATCAGCAGTAATAACATTCACTAATAAAGTGGAGCAGGAAAAAGGAAAGCAAATATTTGATTATAAACCGGAATTTGGAGAATTGACAGAAAAACGGATAGGTAAAGGCATGTTCTGCAGTATCCCGCTTGTCCTGTACCGTAATGATAATGGTACCTATCCCGCTGCTGATAAAAAGGAGACGGAACGGCTTATACAGGATACGGAAAATGTGAGTTTACAACCGGAAACACTGGCTTTCCGGTTGGGGAACATCATAAACACATACAATGTATTCAGGCATTTTTATCCATATTTTGATGAAATAGATGTGAATTGGGATAAAGAATTGGAAAAAGCACTGTTGCGATGCTATACCGATAAAACTGAAAATGACCACCTGATAACCCTGCAGAAATTTACCGCACCCCTTAGGGACGGGCATATTAATATTTCGGGTGGATCTCTTGGAAATTATCTGCCGCCGATTCTATGGGAATGGATAGAGGAAAGACTGGTGATAACCGATGTGACGGAGGAGGGGGTTCCTCTAAAAGCAGGAGATATAGTGACACAAATCGACGGACTGGATGCCGGGGAATATTTTGAGGAGATAAATTCAAGGATATCGGCCGGAACCAAAGGCTGGCGGGATTATGTAGCCGCTTATCTGAGCCTGGAAGGAAAAAAGGATTCTAAAATGGTGATTACGGTAAATGACCGGGATATAGCACTTGTACGGAAAAGCACTTATCACAAAAAAGGCCCTCAGTCTACAGCCTGGAAGCCGGAATACAAATACATAAATGACAGTGTTATTTACCTGAACATTACTAAAATAAAGATGGAGAGCATTAACAGGTTGATGCCTGAACTGGAAAAAATGAAATCTATTATATGTGATTTAAGGGGATACCCCAATCGTAATCATAAATTTATATCTCATCTTTTAAAAGTAAACGACACCGCAAAATCTTGGATGCGGATACCTGAAATAGTCTATCCAGATCAACAGCACTTGGTAGGATATTGGGGGAATGAACCATTTCTTAAACGCAAAAAACCTTATTTAGGAGACAAGCAAATTATTTTTATCATTAATGGGGAGGCTATAAGTTATGCAGAAACATATATGTGTCTTATTGAGGGGTATAAATTAGCTACCATTATTGGACAACCAACAGCTGGAACAGACGGTAATTACAATCTTTTTAAACTGCCAGGAGGATATGGTGTAAAGTGGACAGGAATGAAAATGGTGAAACTCGATGGCTCACAACTACATGCGGTAGGTATTATTCCGGATATTTATGTCAATAAGACTATAGAAGGTGTCAAAGCAGGAAAGGACGAATTATTGGAAAAGGCTATTGATATGACAAGCGGGCATAACAGTTCGAAATAG